A genomic stretch from Ureibacillus composti includes:
- a CDS encoding multidrug efflux SMR transporter has product MAWGYLIVAGLFEMFSVIMINKMYVDRNWKPAVMMILGFCMSFFLLSLAMQTLPMGTAYAIWTGIGASGGAIFGMLFYNESKDWRRIACIALIISATIGLKLVS; this is encoded by the coding sequence ATGGCATGGGGATATTTAATTGTTGCTGGTTTATTTGAAATGTTTTCTGTAATCATGATTAACAAAATGTACGTTGATCGTAATTGGAAGCCTGCAGTTATGATGATTTTAGGCTTTTGCATGAGTTTCTTCTTACTTTCCTTAGCGATGCAAACCTTGCCAATGGGAACTGCTTATGCAATTTGGACAGGAATTGGTGCATCAGGAGGAGCAATCTTTGGCATGCTATTTTATAACGAGTCCAAAGACTGGAGAAGAATTGCCTGTATAGCACTGATCATTAGCGCAACAATAGGATTAAAATTAGTTTCCTAA
- the wecB gene encoding UDP-N-acetylglucosamine 2-epimerase (non-hydrolyzing) — MSKKWKVMTIFGTRPEAIKMAPLVLELNKHTDKIDSIVTVTAQHRQMLDQVLETFEITPNYDLNIMKDRQTLIDVTTNALQGLDRVMKEAKPDIVLVHGDTSTTFVGSLAAFYNQIAIGHVEAGLRTGNKYSPYPEEMNRQLTGVMADLHFAPTEQSKQNLLIENKKENSIFVTGNTAIDALKTTVQEQYNHPVLEKIGDDRMILLTAHRRENLGEPMRHMFRAIKRLLQEHDDVQVVYPVHLNPAVREVANEILGNDQRIHLIEPLEVFDFHNFAARSYMILTDSGGVQEEAPSLGKPVLVLRDTTERPEGIAAGTLKLAGTEEETIYQLAKELLEDEQAYLNMSQASNPYGDGHASRRIVDALISFFEKSK; from the coding sequence TTGAGTAAAAAGTGGAAAGTAATGACGATTTTCGGTACAAGACCTGAAGCAATTAAAATGGCTCCTCTTGTTCTTGAACTAAATAAGCATACAGATAAAATCGATTCGATTGTTACTGTAACTGCTCAACATCGTCAAATGCTTGACCAAGTTTTAGAAACTTTTGAAATTACCCCAAATTATGATTTAAATATAATGAAGGATCGTCAAACATTAATTGACGTTACAACCAATGCGCTTCAGGGACTAGATCGTGTTATGAAGGAAGCTAAACCGGATATCGTGCTTGTTCACGGAGATACTTCTACAACTTTTGTAGGAAGCTTAGCTGCTTTTTATAATCAAATAGCGATTGGCCATGTAGAGGCGGGACTACGAACTGGTAATAAATATTCTCCGTATCCAGAAGAAATGAACCGTCAGCTTACAGGTGTAATGGCTGATTTACATTTTGCTCCAACAGAACAATCAAAACAAAATCTCCTAATAGAAAATAAAAAAGAAAATTCTATTTTTGTGACAGGAAATACTGCAATTGATGCATTAAAAACGACAGTTCAGGAACAATATAATCATCCGGTTTTAGAAAAAATAGGTGATGATCGGATGATTTTACTAACAGCTCATCGACGTGAAAATTTAGGTGAACCTATGCGTCATATGTTCCGGGCAATTAAACGATTGTTACAAGAACATGATGATGTACAAGTTGTATATCCGGTACACTTAAATCCGGCAGTTCGTGAAGTTGCAAACGAAATTCTAGGAAATGACCAAAGAATTCATTTAATTGAACCTCTGGAAGTATTTGATTTCCACAATTTCGCTGCCCGTTCTTATATGATTCTGACTGATTCTGGTGGCGTACAGGAAGAAGCACCATCATTAGGGAAACCAGTTCTTGTGCTTCGAGATACTACAGAACGACCAGAAGGTATAGCAGCGGGAACTTTAAAACTTGCTGGAACAGAAGAAGAAACAATCTATCAATTAGCAAAAGAATTGTTAGAAGACGAACAAGCATACTTAAATATGTCTCAAGCATCAAATCCATATGGAGATGGTCATGCATCAAGAAGAATCGTAGACGCGCTGATTAGTTTCTTTGAAAAAAGTAAATAA
- a CDS encoding TIGR01440 family protein, translating to MNSLQDIQNQLSQLLSEFEEQVQFFPKQLLVIGCSTSEIAGSKIGTAGAIEIAEVLYKELKEFAKKHELYLAFQGCEHINRALTLEYEAALHYSLEPVTVVPVKHAGGSMSAYAFTQMENPVVVEHIRAHAGIDFGQTLIGMHLKEVAIPVRTSVRQIGDAIVTIAKTRPKLIGGERAVYTR from the coding sequence ATGAATTCTTTACAAGATATACAAAACCAATTGTCTCAGTTACTTAGCGAATTTGAGGAACAAGTTCAATTTTTCCCAAAACAACTCTTAGTTATTGGTTGCTCAACATCGGAAATTGCAGGATCTAAAATAGGGACTGCAGGAGCAATTGAAATTGCAGAAGTGCTTTACAAAGAGTTAAAAGAGTTTGCAAAAAAACATGAGCTTTATTTAGCATTTCAAGGCTGTGAACATATAAACCGTGCATTAACACTTGAATACGAGGCAGCACTACATTACTCTTTAGAACCAGTAACGGTAGTACCTGTGAAACATGCAGGTGGTTCAATGTCAGCATATGCATTTACTCAAATGGAAAACCCAGTTGTTGTAGAGCATATCCGTGCACATGCAGGAATTGATTTTGGTCAAACACTTATTGGGATGCATTTAAAAGAAGTAGCAATCCCTGTACGTACATCTGTTCGTCAAATCGGTGATGCAATTGTAACGATTGCCAAAACACGACCAAAGCTAATTGGTGGAGAAAGAGCTGTTTATACAAGATAG
- the atpB gene encoding F0F1 ATP synthase subunit A has product MNHGAPELTIGFLTFNLSTVLMLIVSAVIVFLIAFIATRNLKLKPTGMQNFMEWVMDFVKGIINSNMDWKTGGRFHVLGLTLIMFIAVSNLLGLPLGGLTINHELWWKSPTADPTVTLTLASMVTVLSTYYGIKLHGTGHYIKGFFQPMSFMFPLKIIEEFANTLTLGLRLYGNIYAGEILLGLLAGLAGSSVLGFFGAIIPMMAWQGFSIFIGFIQAFIFTMLTMVYLSHKVSTDH; this is encoded by the coding sequence ATGAATCATGGAGCTCCAGAGCTTACGATTGGTTTCTTAACGTTTAACTTATCTACAGTCCTAATGCTTATCGTTTCAGCAGTTATTGTGTTTTTAATCGCATTTATTGCAACACGTAACTTAAAGTTAAAGCCAACAGGCATGCAAAACTTTATGGAATGGGTTATGGATTTCGTTAAAGGAATCATTAACAGTAATATGGACTGGAAAACGGGCGGTCGATTCCACGTATTAGGTCTTACACTTATTATGTTTATCGCTGTCTCAAACTTATTAGGTTTACCACTTGGAGGACTTACCATCAATCACGAGTTGTGGTGGAAATCACCAACAGCTGACCCTACTGTTACATTAACATTAGCGTCGATGGTAACCGTGCTTTCAACATACTATGGAATTAAATTACATGGTACAGGACACTATATTAAAGGGTTCTTCCAACCAATGTCGTTTATGTTCCCATTAAAGATTATTGAAGAGTTTGCAAACACATTAACATTAGGTTTGCGTCTTTACGGTAACATTTACGCGGGTGAGATTTTACTTGGCCTATTAGCTGGCTTAGCTGGCTCAAGTGTTTTAGGATTCTTTGGTGCAATCATTCCGATGATGGCATGGCAAGGATTCTCGATTTTCATTGGCTTTATCCAAGCCTTCATTTTCACTATGTTAACAATGGTTTACTTATCTCACAAAGTGAGTACGGACCATTAA
- a CDS encoding methyl-accepting chemotaxis protein — protein MKNKSFGLRLKLVLFVGVLALVTYSTSFVFIHFIHAYFFSQFEFLSNKVFFEILTYALGITWSCILAAIFSVVLIKPLQRLEETATRVAEGKIGQDVEMPKTNDEIRSVAEAFQLMLVNLRQMVDSIEQNFEKTNTTILDLSEQTSAASRKADGIARTVSQISQGAEGSAVAVQETVEAIEDVRLLATEVNTKALNSANQSKQIISNLKLTTDSIQGLVDSIQKVAAGNQNALENIHHLEKNAEQIERIISLVGDIAAQTNLLALNASIEAARAGEHGKGFAVVAEEVRSLADESAKAVKGITTLIKTMQENVTIVVKQMNEQVTFAVQESSKVSETTATVEDMANSVRDMADAVVDISALVEKQMVNIETTARQSQEVAAIAQETSAGAQEVRGSTEEQAFAIEQVEKLSQDLKRQSEELYKMIQQFDRSN, from the coding sequence ATGAAAAATAAATCATTTGGCCTTCGTCTCAAACTCGTATTATTTGTTGGAGTGCTAGCTTTAGTTACGTATTCAACAAGTTTTGTTTTTATTCATTTTATACATGCATACTTTTTCTCTCAATTTGAATTTTTATCAAATAAAGTTTTCTTTGAAATCCTTACATATGCATTAGGTATTACTTGGTCTTGTATTTTAGCTGCCATCTTTAGCGTCGTTTTAATCAAGCCGTTACAACGTTTAGAAGAAACCGCAACACGAGTGGCTGAAGGTAAAATTGGACAAGATGTGGAGATGCCAAAAACAAACGATGAAATTCGTTCTGTCGCAGAGGCTTTCCAATTGATGCTTGTAAATTTACGTCAAATGGTTGATAGTATTGAACAAAATTTCGAAAAAACAAATACCACAATTCTTGATTTGTCAGAGCAAACATCAGCAGCATCAAGAAAAGCTGATGGAATTGCTAGAACGGTAAGCCAAATATCTCAAGGTGCAGAAGGGTCAGCAGTTGCCGTTCAAGAAACTGTTGAAGCAATAGAAGATGTACGTCTTTTAGCAACAGAAGTAAATACGAAAGCTTTAAATTCAGCCAATCAATCGAAACAAATAATTTCAAATTTAAAATTAACAACAGATTCAATCCAAGGATTAGTCGATAGTATTCAAAAAGTTGCAGCTGGTAATCAGAATGCCCTTGAAAACATTCATCATTTAGAAAAAAATGCAGAACAAATTGAACGAATCATCAGTTTAGTTGGCGACATCGCAGCGCAGACAAATTTATTGGCACTAAACGCTTCAATTGAGGCTGCACGTGCTGGTGAGCATGGAAAAGGATTTGCTGTCGTTGCTGAAGAAGTTCGTAGTTTAGCAGATGAAAGTGCAAAAGCAGTTAAAGGAATTACAACGCTCATTAAAACAATGCAAGAAAACGTGACGATTGTAGTAAAACAAATGAATGAACAAGTGACATTTGCGGTACAAGAATCTTCAAAAGTATCGGAAACAACTGCAACGGTTGAGGATATGGCTAACAGTGTCCGCGATATGGCTGATGCGGTTGTAGACATTTCGGCATTAGTTGAAAAACAAATGGTCAACATTGAAACAACTGCTCGACAATCACAAGAAGTTGCAGCCATTGCGCAAGAAACATCGGCGGGAGCTCAAGAAGTTCGAGGTTCTACTGAAGAACAAGCCTTTGCAATTGAACAGGTTGAAAAATTATCTCAGGATTTAAAGCGACAATCAGAAGAGTTATATAAAATGATCCAACAGTTTGACCGTTCAAACTAA
- the glyA gene encoding serine hydroxymethyltransferase, giving the protein MAYEKLAAQDQAVLAGILAEKKRQQANIELIASENIVSQAVMEAQGSVLTNKYAEGYPGKRYYGGCEHVDVVEDIARDRAKEIFGAEYANVQPHSGAQANMAVYYTILEPGDTVLGMNLSHGGHLTHGSPVNFSGVQYNFVEYGVTKDTNVIDYEDVRAKALEHKPKLIVAGASAYPREIDFKKFREIADEIGAYFMVDMAHIAGLVAAGEHPSPVPYADFVTSTTHKTLRGPRGGLILASKEWEAKLNKSVFPGIQGGPLMHVIAAKAVAFGEALQPEFKEYAQQIKANAKVLAETLSSEGLEIVSGGTDNHLLLVNVKSVGLTGKVAEHVLDAVGITTNKNTIPYDEEKPFVTSGIRLGTAAVTSRGFKEEDLREVGLIIAKLLKNPEDEATKQEATNRVKALTDKYPIYEDLVTNY; this is encoded by the coding sequence ATGGCTTATGAAAAACTAGCAGCACAAGATCAAGCAGTACTAGCGGGGATTTTAGCGGAGAAAAAACGACAACAAGCTAATATCGAATTAATTGCATCAGAAAATATAGTATCTCAAGCAGTAATGGAAGCTCAAGGTTCTGTTTTAACAAACAAGTATGCTGAAGGTTATCCAGGTAAACGTTACTATGGTGGATGTGAGCATGTAGACGTTGTTGAAGATATCGCTCGTGATCGTGCGAAAGAGATTTTTGGTGCAGAATATGCAAACGTTCAACCACACTCTGGTGCACAAGCTAACATGGCTGTATACTACACAATTCTTGAACCAGGCGATACGGTTTTAGGTATGAACCTTTCTCATGGTGGTCACTTAACACATGGTTCACCAGTTAACTTCTCTGGTGTACAATATAACTTCGTTGAATATGGTGTTACAAAAGATACAAATGTAATCGATTATGAAGATGTACGTGCAAAAGCTTTAGAACATAAACCAAAGTTAATTGTGGCTGGTGCTTCTGCATACCCACGTGAAATTGACTTCAAAAAATTCCGTGAAATCGCTGACGAAATCGGTGCATATTTCATGGTGGATATGGCGCACATCGCTGGTCTTGTTGCTGCTGGTGAACATCCATCTCCAGTTCCATATGCTGACTTTGTAACTTCAACTACACATAAAACATTACGTGGTCCACGTGGTGGCTTAATTTTAGCTTCAAAAGAATGGGAAGCGAAATTAAATAAATCTGTATTCCCTGGAATTCAAGGTGGCCCATTAATGCACGTGATCGCTGCTAAAGCTGTAGCATTCGGCGAAGCATTACAACCTGAATTTAAAGAGTATGCTCAACAAATTAAAGCGAACGCTAAAGTATTAGCTGAAACTTTAAGCAGCGAAGGATTAGAAATCGTATCTGGTGGTACAGATAACCACTTATTATTAGTTAACGTAAAATCAGTTGGTTTAACTGGTAAAGTGGCAGAACATGTACTTGATGCAGTTGGAATTACAACAAACAAAAACACAATTCCTTACGATGAAGAAAAACCTTTCGTAACTTCTGGTATCCGACTTGGTACAGCTGCTGTAACAAGTCGTGGGTTCAAAGAAGAAGACTTAAGAGAAGTTGGTTTAATTATTGCAAAACTTCTTAAAAACCCAGAAGACGAAGCAACAAAACAAGAAGCTACAAACCGCGTTAAAGCTTTAACTGACAAATATCCAATTTACGAAGATTTAGTGACAAACTACTAA
- a CDS encoding ATP synthase subunit I produces the protein MLDLHQIFSMQKKALFFLFALCALGWGFTPYHSIFLGIGLGAFFGTYNFWILVRRMDKFDSSISEGKRVVSLGSALRFGSGVAAVAIAITLPQYFHLISTVIGLMIPYVFLVIGAIVYSVKNK, from the coding sequence ATGCTAGATTTGCATCAAATTTTTTCTATGCAGAAGAAAGCGTTATTTTTTTTGTTCGCTCTCTGTGCATTAGGATGGGGATTTACGCCCTATCATTCAATCTTTTTAGGGATTGGGTTGGGTGCTTTCTTTGGAACTTACAACTTTTGGATACTCGTTCGACGTATGGACAAGTTTGATTCTTCCATTAGTGAAGGGAAAAGAGTAGTATCCCTCGGTTCAGCTTTGCGTTTTGGATCAGGTGTTGCGGCAGTAGCTATTGCCATTACGTTGCCACAATATTTCCATTTAATTAGCACAGTTATTGGGCTAATGATACCGTACGTATTCCTCGTAATCGGGGCGATCGTATATTCAGTAAAAAACAAATAA
- the atpF gene encoding F0F1 ATP synthase subunit B, with product MGLDYLVLGAEGLSFNGGDVLATLVIFLILMAVLKKVAWGPLMGIMQQREELVASEIDAAEKARKESAKTLEEQKTLLKEARTEAQAIIEGAKKQGEVQREEIITAARAEATRLKDSAVREIETEKEKAIAAVREEVVSLSVLAASKVLEKEISEADNSALIKETIAKAGEAK from the coding sequence GTGGGTTTAGATTATCTAGTACTAGGTGCTGAAGGTCTATCATTTAACGGTGGAGACGTTCTTGCGACTCTTGTGATATTCCTTATTTTAATGGCCGTATTAAAGAAAGTTGCTTGGGGTCCATTAATGGGCATTATGCAACAACGTGAAGAATTAGTAGCTAGCGAAATCGATGCGGCTGAAAAAGCTCGCAAAGAGTCAGCTAAAACTTTAGAAGAACAAAAAACTCTTTTAAAAGAAGCACGTACAGAAGCACAAGCAATTATTGAAGGTGCTAAAAAACAAGGCGAAGTTCAACGTGAGGAAATCATCACTGCTGCTCGTGCAGAAGCAACTCGTCTAAAAGATTCAGCTGTTCGAGAAATCGAAACTGAAAAAGAAAAAGCAATCGCTGCAGTACGTGAAGAAGTGGTTTCACTATCAGTTCTTGCTGCATCTAAAGTCCTTGAGAAAGAAATTTCTGAAGCAGACAATAGTGCATTAATTAAAGAAACGATTGCGAAGGCAGGCGAAGCGAAATGA
- the upp gene encoding uracil phosphoribosyltransferase, with the protein MSKVYVFDHPLIQHKLTYIRDKNTGTKEFRELVDEVATLMAFEITRDMPLVEIDTDTPIQTAKTKVLAGKKLAIVPILRAGLGMVEGVLKLIPAAKVGHVGLYRDPETLKPIEYYVKLPADVEERDFIVVDPMLATGGSAVEAINSLKKRGAKHIKFMCLIAAPEGVEAIQEAHPDVDIYIAALDEKLNDHGYIIPGLGDAGDRLFGTK; encoded by the coding sequence TTGAGTAAAGTTTATGTTTTTGACCATCCATTAATCCAACATAAGTTGACGTATATTCGTGATAAAAACACTGGTACAAAAGAATTTCGTGAGCTTGTAGATGAAGTAGCTACATTGATGGCGTTTGAAATTACACGAGACATGCCTCTTGTAGAAATTGATACTGATACACCAATCCAAACAGCAAAAACAAAAGTATTAGCTGGTAAAAAGTTAGCGATCGTTCCAATCTTACGAGCAGGTTTAGGAATGGTAGAAGGTGTATTAAAACTAATTCCAGCCGCAAAAGTAGGACATGTTGGTTTATATCGTGATCCAGAAACGTTAAAACCAATTGAATATTATGTGAAACTTCCTGCAGATGTGGAAGAACGCGATTTTATCGTAGTTGACCCAATGTTAGCTACTGGTGGATCAGCTGTAGAAGCTATCAACTCATTGAAAAAACGTGGTGCAAAACACATTAAATTTATGTGTTTAATCGCAGCTCCAGAGGGTGTTGAAGCAATTCAAGAGGCACATCCAGATGTAGATATCTATATTGCAGCACTTGATGAGAAATTAAACGACCACGGTTATATTATTCCAGGGCTAGGCGATGCAGGAGATCGTTTGTTCGGAACAAAATAA
- the atpA gene encoding F0F1 ATP synthase subunit alpha encodes MGIKAEEISVLIKKQIENYQSELNVSEVGTVITVGDGIARAHGLDNVMSGELLEFSNGVMGMAQNLEEGNVGIIILGSYLGIKEGDEVRRTGRIMQVPVGEELIGRVVNPLGQPVDGQGPINTTKTRPIESPAFGVMARKSVHEPLQTGIKAIDALVPIGRGQRELIIGDRQVGKTSVAIDTILNQADQDMICIYVAIGQKESTVRGVVETLRKHGALDYSIVVTASASQPAPLLYLAPYAGVSMAEEFMLQGKHVLIVYDDLSKQAAAYRELSLLLRRPPGREAYPGDVFYLHSRLLERAAKLNETYKNGSITALPFVETQAGDISAYIPTNVISITDGQIFLQSDLFHSGVRPAINAGLSVSRVGGSAQIKAMKKVAGTLRLDLAAFRELESFAQFGSDLDKATLAKLERGKRTVEVLKQDLNKPIKVEKQVTILYALTRGFLDDIPVQDITRFEAELYSFLDVNHTNILDHIRTTKELPSDDDMATAINAFKKTFAKSE; translated from the coding sequence ATGGGCATCAAAGCTGAAGAAATCAGCGTGCTGATCAAAAAGCAGATTGAAAACTACCAATCTGAATTAAACGTAAGCGAAGTTGGTACAGTAATCACAGTAGGTGACGGTATCGCTCGTGCTCATGGCCTCGACAACGTCATGTCTGGAGAATTATTAGAGTTCTCTAACGGTGTTATGGGTATGGCACAAAACCTAGAAGAAGGAAACGTTGGTATCATCATTTTAGGTTCATACTTAGGCATTAAAGAAGGCGATGAAGTACGTCGAACTGGCCGTATTATGCAAGTACCAGTTGGTGAAGAACTAATTGGTCGCGTTGTTAACCCACTTGGTCAACCAGTGGATGGACAAGGCCCAATCAATACTACAAAAACTCGTCCAATCGAAAGCCCAGCTTTCGGTGTAATGGCTCGTAAATCAGTACACGAACCATTACAAACAGGGATCAAAGCGATTGACGCTCTTGTACCAATCGGTCGTGGTCAACGTGAGTTAATCATTGGTGACCGTCAAGTTGGTAAAACTTCTGTAGCAATCGATACAATCCTTAACCAAGCAGACCAAGATATGATTTGTATCTACGTTGCAATTGGTCAAAAAGAATCTACAGTACGTGGAGTTGTAGAAACTCTTCGTAAGCATGGTGCTTTAGATTACTCAATCGTTGTAACTGCATCTGCTTCTCAACCAGCTCCATTATTATACTTAGCTCCTTACGCTGGTGTATCAATGGCTGAAGAGTTCATGTTACAAGGTAAACACGTATTAATCGTATATGATGATTTATCAAAACAAGCTGCTGCTTACCGTGAGCTTTCATTATTATTACGTCGTCCTCCAGGTCGTGAAGCTTACCCTGGTGACGTATTCTACTTACACAGTCGTTTATTAGAGCGTGCTGCGAAGTTAAATGAAACTTACAAAAACGGTTCAATCACAGCACTTCCATTCGTTGAGACTCAAGCTGGGGATATCTCTGCATACATCCCAACTAACGTAATCTCAATCACTGATGGACAAATCTTCTTACAATCTGATCTATTCCACTCAGGTGTACGTCCAGCGATTAACGCCGGTTTATCAGTATCACGTGTAGGTGGTTCAGCTCAAATTAAAGCAATGAAAAAAGTTGCGGGTACACTACGTCTTGACTTAGCTGCATTCCGTGAACTTGAATCATTTGCTCAATTCGGTTCAGATTTAGATAAAGCAACACTTGCGAAACTTGAACGTGGTAAACGTACGGTTGAAGTTTTAAAACAAGACCTTAACAAACCAATTAAAGTTGAAAAGCAAGTTACAATTCTTTACGCACTTACTCGTGGTTTCTTAGATGATATCCCAGTACAAGATATCACTCGTTTTGAAGCTGAATTATATAGTTTCTTAGATGTTAACCACACAAACATTTTAGATCATATCCGTACTACTAAAGAACTTCCTTCTGATGATGATATGGCAACTGCAATTAACGCTTTCAAAAAGACTTTTGCTAAATCAGAATAA
- a CDS encoding F0F1 ATP synthase subunit delta, whose protein sequence is MSQSTVAKRYAGALFQLALEQKTVAEVNADLQELVKVFETTPEILSLLATPKFSIQRKKEIVAEIFSNANSAVVNVLQLLIDKKRVNEALNLASEFEKLAAEAQGFSAATVFSTRELTEQEKEDISSSFGKLVGKEKLNITNVIEPSLLGGVRVQIGNYIFDNTIANKLENLKRTLVG, encoded by the coding sequence ATGAGTCAATCGACTGTAGCTAAACGTTATGCAGGAGCATTGTTTCAATTAGCTTTAGAACAAAAAACTGTTGCTGAAGTGAACGCAGATCTTCAGGAGTTAGTGAAAGTATTTGAAACTACTCCAGAAATCCTATCATTATTAGCAACTCCTAAATTCTCAATTCAACGTAAAAAAGAAATCGTTGCTGAAATTTTCTCAAATGCAAATTCAGCGGTTGTTAACGTACTTCAATTACTTATTGATAAAAAGCGCGTAAACGAAGCTCTAAATTTAGCAAGCGAATTCGAAAAATTAGCAGCAGAAGCACAAGGCTTTTCTGCAGCAACTGTTTTCTCTACTCGTGAACTTACTGAACAAGAAAAAGAAGATATTTCTTCTTCATTCGGTAAATTAGTTGGGAAAGAAAAACTTAACATTACAAATGTAATCGAACCATCATTACTTGGTGGCGTTCGTGTTCAAATCGGTAACTACATTTTTGATAACACTATAGCAAACAAGCTAGAGAATCTTAAACGTACGTTAGTTGGTTAA
- the atpE gene encoding F0F1 ATP synthase subunit C: MGLLAAAIAIGLGALGAGIGNGLIVSRTVEGIARQPEAKGVLQTTMFIGVALVEALPIIAVVVAFIVMNR, from the coding sequence ATGGGTTTATTAGCAGCAGCAATCGCAATCGGTTTAGGTGCACTTGGTGCAGGTATTGGTAACGGTCTTATTGTATCACGTACAGTAGAAGGGATCGCTCGTCAACCAGAAGCAAAAGGCGTTCTTCAAACTACAATGTTCATCGGGGTAGCGTTAGTAGAGGCCCTACCTATCATCGCTGTAGTAGTAGCATTTATCGTAATGAACCGATAA
- the rpiB gene encoding ribose 5-phosphate isomerase B — translation MKIAISSDHGGNNLRKEIMALLDELNISYEDFGPTSSDSVDYPDFAKPVAEGVASGNFDRGILICGTGIGMSIAANKVKGIRCALVHDVFSAKATRCHNDSNILAMGERVIGPGLAREIVQAWLNTDFEGGRHTRRVEKISELEG, via the coding sequence GTGAAAATTGCTATTTCTTCAGATCACGGTGGGAATAATTTAAGAAAAGAAATCATGGCTCTACTAGATGAGCTAAATATAAGCTATGAAGATTTCGGTCCTACATCTTCTGATTCCGTTGATTATCCTGATTTTGCAAAACCAGTTGCAGAAGGTGTTGCAAGTGGTAATTTTGATCGTGGAATTTTAATTTGTGGTACAGGCATTGGCATGTCGATCGCAGCTAATAAAGTAAAAGGAATTCGTTGTGCATTAGTTCATGACGTTTTTAGTGCAAAAGCAACGCGTTGCCATAATGATTCAAATATTTTAGCAATGGGTGAACGTGTAATTGGTCCAGGGCTTGCAAGAGAAATTGTACAAGCTTGGTTAAATACAGACTTTGAAGGCGGACGTCATACACGCCGCGTTGAAAAGATTTCTGAACTTGAAGGGTAA
- a CDS encoding multidrug efflux SMR transporter produces the protein MNANWIQVVIGAVFEVFWAIGLKHAYDFWTWTGTFIAIILSFYFMLKASSKLPVGSVYAVFVGLGTAGTVIVDFLFFGEPFSQVKVFLLLLLLVGVVGLKLLSGESEVEQVEEGETK, from the coding sequence TTGAACGCAAATTGGATTCAAGTCGTTATTGGTGCTGTTTTTGAAGTGTTTTGGGCGATAGGTTTAAAGCATGCCTATGACTTCTGGACATGGACTGGGACGTTCATCGCCATAATATTAAGCTTTTATTTTATGTTAAAGGCTAGTAGTAAACTTCCGGTAGGGTCGGTTTATGCTGTTTTTGTCGGGTTAGGGACAGCAGGAACAGTTATAGTAGATTTCCTCTTTTTCGGAGAACCATTTAGTCAAGTAAAAGTATTCTTACTTTTACTATTACTAGTAGGTGTAGTTGGTTTGAAATTATTGAGTGGGGAAAGTGAAGTGGAACAGGTTGAGGAAGGTGAAACAAAATAA